Below is a genomic region from Vitis riparia cultivar Riparia Gloire de Montpellier isolate 1030 chromosome 16, EGFV_Vit.rip_1.0, whole genome shotgun sequence.
tcttgtaattttttctGAATTCGATATGGGTTCCAAATTTGGTCTCGaagtgattttctttttcttgatgtTCATTTgcatttctcatattttttttcactattcaaTCTGGGTCTCAttaattttctccattttttctcaGTGTTCTTCCAGAATCAATCTgatttcaaactttattttgaagCAAATTTTCCTGTTCATTGTTCTTGATTTTAGTTTGGGTTGTCTCattttggttgataaaaaacTAAGACCACGAGAAAGGATAGATACTTTGAAGCCCTTGTCTTGCTTTGTAGTTTCCAGAAGATAAAGAAATTGCTTATGCCTTTTTCATTTGTTAGATGCTGgattcaatatttcaatttctCGTATCAGCACCCAAATGGAGAATCATATGTATCTTTTATATTAACACTAGGCTAAGATATGTCACTTAATGTGATTTCTTTGAATATTTCCTAGTTCATTAACACATCTTCTGGAGTTCAGTAGGTTCTGAATGATTTGTGTTTTATTAATCTGATTTCTCATTTCCTGCAACTGGATCACTGATTTTGGACTTTTGGTGTTTGATTACTGTGATTTTACGGGTTCTGCTCTTGGTCTAGTTCTTGTGGTGTGACAGAAAATGGTTTTTCTCTGTTCCCTTTCTTTGATTTGCAGGTGCCTCATGGCATTGGAGTGGTTCACTGCAAATTCTTCCTAGACCATCTTTACAACTTCCAGGGGACCAATAGGCCTGACCCAAGTATTGACTGCACCATTGGGTTAGGTTCAGCTCAACCGTTCAAATGTGGGCTGACAGGGAGAGAAGGCGCTACATCCGCTTGTTGAAGCCTACCTCCTGCTGGTTTGCGCTTTATTCTTTGCCTGTAGCTTCCCAGAAAGTTTCTTGTAGTGATCTGAAATGTATCCATACTTGAATTGTTTCTGttgttacattttttgttttaactaCTAGATTACATCAATGGTTGTTGATACCTTTtcaatggatgaaatgaatgatgtCGATGAACAGATTTATGAGTCCCTTTATTGCCCTTCATCAATTAGACTACAATGAAACATTCTTCTCATCCTAGTGTGTGCTTTGACATGGGGTTTTCATGTAATGACTACTTTTAAAGTATAAACCAAAGGCGTATGCAGAGGGAATGACTGCAAGCAAGGGTAAAAGAAGACTTATTTTGggaaacagttttaaaaaacacttcccaaacagGTCCTaattgtaatttttatataaatacaataGCTCTTTAAAACTTGCCTTAAAAATgactttcaaaaattatttcaaaagatccagatattaaaaaaattcatttcttgaattttaaaaataatttttaaagacaataaatcTCAtaccttttatataaaaattattatattttatatgaaaagcaatatttcttttaaaaaataaaaaatatatccatcCAAACAGGAACTTAAACATTGATTTTGAAAGGCTCATGGCCTTGAAAAAAATAAGCAGAGGGAAATTTGTGCTCAAATGTTCAATGATGAGCTAAAAAGGAAGCAATGATCCCAGAATCAAGAAGATGAATGCCATCTTGCATACAGAGTGCAAGGTCTGTTGCAAACAGAATGAAAGGAAGATGATTGTTATTAGTCATAAATTTGTGATTATAGATAATTAGAAATGAAATCAATCAgaactctgataccatgttgagaaaCCGATTTTTCTTTGAGCCCACGATGTATATGCTCTAGTAATTCGGGTTTGAATCAGATACCCCCTACCTACCAAACCAACCATGCCAAATCCAGTTGTGATTCCAAGCCAAATTCAGAAACCATGGCCTGATGAATAAAAGCATTTCTCCTTGCATTCAAATAATAGTAAGAATCCATCCATCTATCCATCCCAGTCAAGAGATATACATTCTGTTCCATAATAATATGTACAGCAACATGAATAATTTCTAGCATATCTTTGAAGCTCTactgaaaatgggaaaaaataaaGAGAGCGGTGTTTCAAAAAAGGGGTGTTCTTACTCATGCCAACAAAGCCAGACAGACACCATGAAGAGATGCTGGTGCAGTGATGAGATCTTCAGGGCTTTTCACTGCAGCATACCAGGATACAACAGAAGCGAACACCGACATTGAACCAGGAATCTTCTGGTCAAGTGAACTGTCGCCGCATGTATGTGTCTTCATGTACAAAAACCGGATCTTGGTTGGGTGGGTTCTGGGGAGGGAACTGGGGTTGTCCCATTGCAATACCACCACCTACTTGAGCTTGGTTAGGAGCAACAGGACCAGGCCATGGATCATTGCGCTCTTTTGCTGATGATAAGGTGAGATAATAGAGGATCCCCAGAGTAACGCTGGCGAGGGACAAGACAGCAGCTCCTGCAAAGACTCCAGGTTTCACGACGTAGCAGTAGTAGTTGCCAAAGTACATGCTCTCTTCGCCATGCTGGTCATTGAGGGCAGCGCCCGTCAGCAACAGAAGAAATGCTATGACAAATGTGAACCTGCATGAGATGGGGGGTTAACAGATGCATTATCaaccaaaatgaaaaaacaaaaaagataacCAAGTTATCTACATAAAGAAGTTATGAGTGGGAGGTCATCATTATAGAATGCCATAAACATGATTCATTCAACTGTTTGAAGTTGTTGAATAACTGATTTTCCTAAAAGGTTAAGTTTATAGATTTGGGCCAGAATATATATCATGCACCCTAACACCCTCCCTCACATGCCGTTCCCTACCCACATGGAGAGACACAAACCCGTGGACCCCATACCTGCATGTGAAGGGGCGCAAACTCACTGGTAAACGATTACAATTAAACGATTACAATCAGCCTCTTTTGGGCTTACACCTAGGCTTAATATATTagggaaataaatattataaggtGAGACTCAAACACATGACCTCTCACCAAATGAGGCTCTACAACCATGTTGAACAATCAATTTTAGTCATGATTAGCACAAATGGTAATCATTGGCATTTGAATCTGCTTGGAGAGACATAGAATCATACAGTCAAATAGAAAGCATGCATTAAATTAGTGCAACTCTTCAGCCAAAGTTTCTCAAAATTGTTAGCTGGTCCCAAATATTGGCCAAGAGCCATTGTGTGGTACATTTACATGATTTATGCCCTCAATATCAAAATACCCAGTCACATTATTAACATCCACCTCAAGGGTAATTGACTATTTCCCAACAGTCCCTGTGCACCATTACTTGGGCCAAGCAAGTTTACCAATAAGGTGTATATCTAGCAAGCAGTCTATATCTATGGAAATATTCTctatccaaaattttaaattatggaaaaaaataaaaagacaaaaaaaacccCACAACATTGAGATGACTCTATGGTCTAAACACAAAACCTCTGGATATGACATATACAATGCCTAAACTAACAATATTTCCTGCAAAGATAATATGTAGTCAAAACTCAAAACACAGTCAAGTATAGCAACTTCACAAGAATCCAATATCTTACTGGGTCATTAAGCAATTCACCTGgcagaatattttttttgataggtaaaacaTGACTTAAATTCACCTGGCAGAATATCAAAACTCATATTTGGATGTATGTGCATTTTGACTGGTTTAGCACCCCACTTTACTCTTCTCTCCTTGCAGGGCAGTCACACACACTGTGAGGAAGAAATTATCTTCTTAGACCTTGTCACCTCTATTCCCATGAATGACCTAAATCTTTAGTATGAAGATGCTTAACCAGGTCAAACTCAAAGTTACTCAGACCCTCTATCTAACTTCTAGTAATAACTACAACACTTCTTTCCAAAAATATGGAATTACCATATTTTGCTTTATGCGTACTCAGAACTGACGGTACTAAACTTATCAAAACCATGCTCTGAGAGGTTGTTTCTGCCCAGAGACCAAATTCTTTGGTAGACACACCTTAAGTGACTTCAAGTGACTCTCCTTGAGCAACATACCAAGAAGTGGATCTCCTTCTAAAGATCAACATGGAGAAAAGGATTGTTGATATCAAGTGAAAAAAAGAGGCCACATTTAATAACTGCAAGTGATAAATAACTGTCACAAAGTAAGATGGACCGCTATGAGAAGTCTTCAAGTAATCAATTCCAAATGTTGGATGATATATCCCCAGCTACCATCAAGCCATTAATCATTTAATGGAACCATTAGTATTAGTATAGTACTTAATAGCATAAACCAAGTCATCCCACTGCCTATTTTCCAAGAGGTGGAGTAAGATATCAGGTAACATTCTTATGAAGCGCTTTCATCTCTTCATCTATTGCATCCTTGATGTGGGACCAGATATACTCCCAAAAGCCTAAGCTAATGGGAAGTAAAGGTAACTCAACATATAAGGTTCAACCAACATTAGTAACCAACCGATGTGGGATATTGGCCTTTTGTCCATCCTACCTCAGACACCCTCACTCAATTGTTGACACCCATGTCAGCAAGCATAGGGTGAGCTAGGCTAAACCATGCTTTGATACCAAATGATGGGAGGCCACATGCGCTCCCAAAAGCCTACACTAATGGGAGGTAGGGGCAGCTCCACATATAAGGCCCAACCAACGTTGGTAATTAGCCGATATAGGGCATTGGACTTTCATTTGTCTTACATCAATCATTCTAGCAGGAAAAGGACAAATGATTAGGTATAAACTGAGGcagataaatgaaaaacaagggACAAGCCAAAGAAGAACATGTGGGGATGTGGGGATAAATGTGACCCAATCTTTTCAAATGCATGATGTGGCACTAAGTGTTTTTTCATTcggaaatttgaatattataagTGGGAGTCGCAAATCCTAGATAAGCACTAAGTACAGGATTGGACAGGTACGTAGATAGATCTTTCTGAGGCTGGATGTGACACTACTTAAGGTAGTTCCATGGTGATATGTGGAACCGGTTAGCAATGGGCGTATGAACTgtagaagaaaatttttaagCACACTAATGTCTAGAAAACTACCATGTCAAGAAAAGAAGGATGTACctaaaaagaaaccaaataacAAGATAACAATGACAAGAAGGatcctattaaaaaatatattaggctctatttgggaagtgttttcaaaaattgttctgaaaaatagtttttgaaaacaattctctaATGCTTTGTAGAACAAATGTCTATTTAGgaacaaaaaaatgttcataacctgttttctatatttttagatatgtttaaaaataactttaacatgtagtgttttaattttaatcattcttcatattctttgaaaacttttgttctctatttttaagaacagaaaattattttatgttttctagtTCCCAAATgtgcttttctatttttctattctaggaaaaaaaactattttaaaaaacagttaccaaacaggACCTAAGTTTGCAAAAGGAACTAACTTATCATTTGCTGAGTGAAAACCTGCAAAAAATTACACACTACTAGCCAACTCAAAGAATGGCATTGGATAATACAAATACAAGATTAGACCCTTAAGAAATAATCAAGGCAAgatcaatttaataaaatagcATGTGGTGAGAGTAATATCCACATAATACCTTGCAATACTTGTATGAAGCATTAGGGGTTTGGCAATCTCAAGCAAATATCTAATCCTACATATTCCATGATTCCATGAGAATCACAATTAGTTTGAAACACGCCTTCCACATTTTCAAATACCTAGTCAAATTGAAAATGCAAGTATGACAAGCAACTGGCTCTCCCTCTCTTTTATGAAATACATAGAAAAGATTAGAAAACTGAAAATAATATTCTATTAAAAAGTCATGCTATCCTTGGATAAAATTTTACCAAGGAAACAAAGTGAGAAACTCTAACTCACTATTATGTTTAGTAGAGTCCCATATATTGGTGTAAATAAACCCAAAGAGAAGACAAGGTGTGCTGGTTGGAGGTAAAGAATGGAACTTTCTCTATTAGGTCTCTTTCCTCTAGCTTGGAGGAGGGGAGATCTAAGTCGTTCCCATCTGGTATTGTGTGGAATGCTTGGGTTCCACCTAAGGCgagttttctttgtttgggaGGCAACTTGGGGAAAAGCTTTGACTCTTGAACAGTTACAATGGAGAGGTTGGTCTTTAGCCAATAGATGCTTTCGATGTCACACTCATGAAGAGTCAATTGACCACATCCTCCTGCATTATAGCAAAGCAAGAGCGTTGCGGCAGCTtttgttctctctttttggTATCTCATGGGTGATTCACTCCTCCTTCAGAGACACTTTGTTAGGATGGCAAAGCTTTTTTGTGGGGAGGAAGCGGAAAAAAGTTTGGGGAACTGctcctttatgccttttttggataacatggaaggaaagaaatagaagaacaTTTGGGAATGAGGAGCTCTCTAAGCATAGGCAGAAAGTCATATTTCTGTGTAGTTTGTATCAAGTTGTTTATAGGCAATAGATTGATgtcctttttttatttcattgattggttgggttcaacttgagggagggagtattttttttgtttttctccttttttttgtgctttttggCGGTTGTTGCATACATCATGTGTACCTTGGTGCACTTTTTTGGCACCTTTCAATACAATTGCttcttatctatcaaaaaaaccTGACAAGGAGTGAAGCAACAATAATAAAGCctataaagggaaaaaaaaaaatctatgatggttACTCCATTGAGAAGTGCTATACTCAAAGCTGGACAGTCTTCAATGATGGAACCAGAAGCTTAGAGATTTGTAATTTTCTAGAAGTAGGAGAATCGTCCCATTCAAGAAGACAACAAAACTATTAAGGTGCATAAACATTGAAGGTAATTGTGCAGACTTCCATCACCATAATTCTTAAGACTGCCATATTGCTAAGCAAGtcagaaaatttgatttttctatatgGGCAAGCCCCTAGATTGTTGATTTCTAAAGGTTAAACTTTAAATGAACATAGATAGGCACCTGCCAAGGTAAAACTTCTGGATGGCTAGAAAAATGccaaatatttaaattgatGTCACCactttaaaaaatcaatcaaaatctaCTTCAGAACCTAGAAAAATAAAGATTCTAAGCTGTTCCACAGAAGCATATTAGATTGCTAAAGCAAAGATGATAAAAGGAACCAAAATTGCGGCTATCACCTAATGGATGTAGGATACCAAATTGTAAGGCCACTTGATTTAAAAAGCATCAGGTGAAGAAAACGAAGCAACCAATACCTATTTTTCTATCAGTAGGCATTGATCAGTGATACTTGCTAAGACTGGCTAAGTAGCTCCTGACTCTCATATACAATTTTTATGAGATCCTAGTAAATTATACTGTTATTGAAAAGAGTTTGCAGATACACAAATGCCTCCAGCCTGCCAGCCATACCTAGCAGATAGTTGATGTCATAAAGTTCATGTTTGATGTACTCTATAGTTGTGTCTAGCATAAATATGGGTTCAAACAAAACAGAAGAGCTTCCAGTCACAACATTATTAACTCAAGAAACTTTGAGCATTTAGCTTGTCTTGTTGGTTATGGATGTATTAAGCCCCATACTATGTTACTTAGAATTATGCACAGATGACACCCCCTAGCCAACGAGACTAAAGGGTGGGTAAACACAAGTTACAAGCATGAAGAAAATCCttaaaatttagtaatttaataCGTAAAActaaccaaacaagaaaaatgaaatttcaaaatagaGTGGAGGAGACAAACCACAATCATCCATAAAAGAGGGGAGGAGAATGACAAACTATAAATTGGAGAGTGGAGCCTTAAGCATACATGCCATGGTGACATGTCACATGACCATTTGAAACCAACTATACTAAACTAGGGTTGGACTGGACCACATATTTCAAtcacttaaagaaaaaattaattttgtgaaCTGTGACGTTAACACTAAGAAAACATCACGTACATAAACAAAGTGCAGCTACGATAAGAACAAATTGCACTAGTAAATGGCAAGGACAAAagatttttttgataggcataAGGACAACAAAAGACAACACTGGAATTGGACATGCCCATCAGTAAACCTAATAACAGGCCTAAAATGACTACTGAATAAGAGCACAGATTAGAACATTCAAACATATTCAAAGAAGAATGATGCTAGAAGAAAGTTTTTAATAGGTTGGACTGATGAAGAATTATTTGTTTTGCAGACTCAAAATAGGCAGGAGATGGGATCAGTGATGATAATGATGAAAAGAATTTATTCTTATAAACAAGGAACAGAACTTACtgcaaatattgaaaattattattttatatgctaagGTATGGCATAAACTGCTTCAATTTAGgcaatgtattattttatatgataatggTACCATATATGGTGTATCATTTTATATGCTAATTTATTGTTAGTGATATATTGAAACCATTCCATTCATTATTAtggtaatatatttttaagtttattagtTTCTTaagcttatttaattatattattttttaaataatttttataattttttgaacttcTTAACAATCTTATTTTCAATATCACCTAACATAAGCTGAGACTGATGTGCCTTGGAACCCTTCGAGTCAATGACCGATACTATGACTTTAAACCATGATTCAATTCTACAATCCATAAGCAGTAGGTGAGAGCTCTTCTTATACCAATTTGCACTGCTGGATGGCCTTGTGTGGCTTGTATTGTGGTAAGGTAAATGGGAGAACGCGATCAAAGAAAACAGAAGGTCTTACCAATCAAACCCAGTTAGTTGCTCCAAATAAAACTAATGACAAAAAAGTACTGCAATGACTTACAAAAACCAAAACAATGATTGAGAAGTACTGGTTTATGGGACAATTGGATGGCTGAATATTAAAAGGCACCAAACAAAA
It encodes:
- the LOC117933717 gene encoding uncharacterized protein LOC117933717 isoform X2, which encodes MIAQVMINIATGCICCRRGPHPSNSNWTLALICFVVSWFTFVIAFLLLLTGAALNDQHGEESMYFGNYYCYVVKPGVFAGAAVLSLASVTLGILYYLTLSSAKERNDPWPGPVAPNQAQVGGGIAMGQPQFPPQNPPNQDPVFVHEDTYMRRQFT
- the LOC117933717 gene encoding protein MODIFYING WALL LIGNIN-1 isoform X1, with product MERRSLVLCTFVGFLGLLSAALGFAAEAKRIKGSQVQFSSSTACTYPRSPALPLGLTAAVALMIAQVMINIATGCICCRRGPHPSNSNWTLALICFVVSWFTFVIAFLLLLTGAALNDQHGEESMYFGNYYCYVVKPGVFAGAAVLSLASVTLGILYYLTLSSAKERNDPWPGPVAPNQAQVGGGIAMGQPQFPPQNPPNQDPVFVHEDTYMRRQFT